The sequence acagacactactgacatacacaaacacacacaccagtgttacagacactgctgacatacacacacatatacaccagtgttacagacactactgacatacacaaacacacacaccagtgttacagacactgctgacatacacatacataacagtgttacagacactactgacatacacacacacaaatacacctgtgttacagacactactgacatacacaaacacacataacaatgttacagacactactgacatacacacacatacaccagtgttacagacactactgacatatacacacatacagtatatggtggcTGCTCGTGCGGTGTTGCGACAACtgcgactggtcacttgctagatggtgctgtgtgatgccATTGCAGTAGTGGTTGgccagatggtaggttgtcgtgatgccagtgccggttgagcacaggtatgggggcacacctgtttttagtttagtgaggctggctataccctttcctctGTGGTCGTGACCTGCCgggatgtgagggggtcccttgggtacttatcacggtgatctggagtggagttgtggcccacccagactattggtaccgccacccacagaaaggggagatgacccaggaAAGGTGCAAGAtgtgtgctgagagcttgagaggtagtatAGTCGTACTGGCTTAGTTGTGTGCTGAGAaatagagtaagttcagagaagtggagaggaggatgtcacgagagtcccaacccaagtagtaatgtgctctgccggaactttagaaataGGTGAAGTAGAATACTTCAGAATAGAGAGAAtatttgtgcccgtgttttgacttctgtctttgcaccacctattgccctgcagtgttgggtgacccgtccttctagggtgacacaagccccagaccttgttacctgagttgagcagagtggtcagaatctTCTGGTTACAACTGCGCggcaagatagagtatgtaggcttctagcaactttgctctatctggatcagttcctcttgcttcaggatactgtcctgcgtgTTAGATTGggctgatttgttccctttaatttattttggggCAAAGGGGAAGTGTATAAGGTTTACGAGGAAATGTGCTCTTCTGTCATTCTGAGGGGTGTCCGGTGTAATCCTCAGAGGTGTAACACTGCAACATGAAGGAGATATGTGATGACAATAGCCCCCCTGCCCGGTCAGGTCACcttcttgttggttcctctaccgGTATCTGCAGCCACTGGACACCACTCAGTACTGGGAATTCTCCCCCAGCCAATAAACCTGCCTGTTCTCACATATTCTGATGGGACTTTTGTAGAATTGTAGGATGTTACTAAATGATGTGATTCTTGTTTATCCTCCAGGTTTATTAGAGATCGGCAGGGTGGATTCCCCTATAGTGACATTACTGGGTCACAATACCACCCTCCCTTGTCTCTTCTTTGGATATCAGACGCCCTTGGATCTCTCTATGGTTTCTGTACGTTGGACTCTGAGAACatcagaaggagaagaagaacgaGTATACTGGTTCCATGGTGGACGTCATATGCAGAGTAGATCTGGGTCACATATACCACAGCATGAACTTGAGAGAGGAGATGGCAGTCTGTATATACCCAGCATACAGCCCAGTGATGAAGGAGAATACACCTGCACTGTGACTGTCACTCCTGAGAAAGAAACAAGTAAAGTCACTATGGAGGTGTCAGGTAAGTCTTGCATTGCTTAACACTTGCCCCAACTGGTACATTTCCTGTCAATTACTATACATATGTTTTTACCCTTACGTCTTTCTCCTGAACATCATCATCAGGGGTAGAGGTATAGACTGCCATGAACCAGGCTAAGTTCTAGCACAATCATTGTTTCTACCGACAGAGACAGAATGCTCACAGTCATTTATTGTACATAAATGGCTTGATgagattatttattaaaaaattttttaaaaagtgatgTCTGTTTTTGGTGAAAAAATCTCAAAGTGGGTGTCCAACTTTTTCCACACTTTTCTAAGGAACGTGAATAAACACATTCCACcaaaaaaaagctaaatacaaCATATAGACAAGAGAAGGAATAAATGCCAAAGAATGTAGAGAAAAAAGGGAGGGAAGAAGCTGGAGGAAAAACAGAGGAGAGAACGAGATAAGAGGTTGGGGGGGAAGGGAAGGAGTCATAGCTCGGCCTAGAACTTATGTATTTCAATGTCTGTTCCTATTTCTATGTCTCTGTTCCTCCTCAGCCGTACCGAcctgtacagtcagtgactccagACTAGAGATGCATCGAGACACTGAGAGATCAGTTACATGCTATGTCAGTGGCTTCTATCCAGAAACTGTGAAAATATATTGGATGAAGTACAGTAAAGTTTCCTCCAAAAAAGCTAAACTGGGTAACCAGACCTGCACCAGTATACCAGTACAGAACCATGATGGAACATTTGATGTCAGAAGTGTGATGTCTGTGAGACCtatgagcagagaggaggatggagaagtATATTCCTGTGTGATCACCCACAGGTCACTGAGAGACGACGCTCTTACCTGTAATGTTACTATATCAGTGCAGCCTATAGCAGGTATATACATTCTGCAGAGTCAGATCAGATATATACAGAtgttaattatatatgtatatatatatatatatatatatatatatatatatatatatagtatatatatttatatatatatatatatatatatatatatatatatatatagatagatatatatatatagatatagatatatatttatatatactgtatagcgtcTACCATGTCTTCTCATTTTGTTTTCTATTGGAGCATCACCACTGGTTGCAGTCCAAGCCTAAATTCAAAATGAAGGGGAACCTACCAGGTCATATTACCGCCCTGTAACAAGCTAGCCTTCGCCCGTGGCAGCGCCGCTCTCACCTGACACATGAGCGCAGCTTCTTCTGGACTTTTTTGCATTGTGACCAATGGTTGATGTATATTACTATATGGCTATAGAGGGACATACAACAGATTCACTTATTTATATTCTTTTAGATCGCGATCATAGTATCGGTCAAATCATTGGGATTGTATCCGggatccttctcctgctgctgttagtttccatgatcattatttatagaatttattttaaaagaggtaagagctgtatatatacagtatatagtatatctgccggtataagatggatcttgcatgcccataGCATAGGCATATTACATGCCGCggagaggccagagtacagtataggtccaccccggcatggggccacCATATCATTGGTGGgggggtttacactgtttgcaaatggtaaccaagagccccattatttttgtgggatttttttttttagcagttgggggggggggctgcttttaactattttcatgtctgtagtgggtctatcTGTGTTGATGACATGGCTGGAGGTTACCATTCCCGGTATATCGGTGAGGTCATCCCCTGGCTTTGCCTATTTTTCTCTTTGTAGCCTATACTTATTTCCTTTCCAGTAAGAGATCAATGTAAAAATTTTAGATGTGCCGATCTTAtgattcttgttttttttttttccaggattaATGTCTAGTATCTAAATTGTTTGTATTTATTATTGCTAAGCAAACGGTGATCATACAATGTTCTAATAGACGCCATATATCATTATTTTGGCAGCTCCACCTGAGGTTTGGGACATCGTTGGACCTGAACTAATCCATAATAAAAAGTCAACCCTAGCCTGTCCTGTAGTAAATTTTAGtcccaaaaaaatatatttttccttaTATTTAAATGAAGTCAATGATAACAACTTAGTATCTTCATGGTCCAACACAAAGACGGCAAGCGTGGATGAGGATCTAGTATCTTCATGGTCCAACACAAAGACGCAAAGCGTGGATGAGAATCTAGTATCTTCATGGTCCAACACAAAGACGCAAA is a genomic window of Dendropsophus ebraccatus isolate aDenEbr1 chromosome 4, aDenEbr1.pat, whole genome shotgun sequence containing:
- the LOC138789194 gene encoding uncharacterized protein, which gives rise to MKEICDDNSPPARSGHLLVGSSTGLLEIGRVDSPIVTLLGHNTTLPCLFFGYQTPLDLSMVSVRWTLRTSEGEEERVYWFHGGRHMQSRSGSHIPQHELERGDGSLYIPSIQPSDEGEYTCTVTVTPEKETSKVTMEVSAVPTCTVSDSRLEMHRDTERSVTCYVSGFYPETVKIYWMKYSKVSSKKAKLGNQTCTSIPVQNHDGTFDVRSVMSVRPMSREEDGEVYSCVITHRSLRDDALTCNVTISVQPIADRDHSIGQIIGIVSGILLLLLLVSMIIIYRIYFKRAPPEVWDIVGPELIHNKKSTLACPVVNFSPKKIYFSLYLNEVNDNNLVSSWSNTKTASVDEDLVSSWSNTKTQSVDENLVSSWSNTKTQSVDEDLPLLRPRLVLEPRITSSKNNVSSCICFIYITPDVYVHNGAKLILEVHHEALEAPKCKDVTLRVTAPPVLDPIEADQESYNVGDHVELSCRIHSFHPRYINVIWYKEEETLPSISSEAQKGEDGLFSTTSCVRVTVIEEDYGKIFRCKVDHQGTSDEEDDEGVTWTLHKKGD